A part of Syngnathus acus chromosome 20, fSynAcu1.2, whole genome shotgun sequence genomic DNA contains:
- the mrc1a gene encoding macrophage mannose receptor 1 — translation MWPRLAALLLCLLGAVAANVDSSSFLIFNQDHDKCVKVVHASSITLSRCEPRAKDQQFRWASADRLLSLSLNLCLGAVELKDWVKVLLFECDEASELQHWQCKNETLFGLRDRDLHLNWGNRNEKNLMIYKGSGLWSRWKIYGTHLDLCAKGYQEMFTIGGNSFSAPCVFPFKFGGQWYSECTKAGRTDGELWCATKADYNIEKKFGFCPTRTSSGWDTDPVTGVQYQRIAQAVLNWHQARKSCLQQGADLLSIVELHEQSYISGLTNKWGNALWIGLNSLDYKAGWQWSNGNPFRYLNWAPGHPSSDPGMNCATLNAGKAFKWETSTCTKKLGYICRKGNSTSLPPPPIHQPSFCPNHWVPYGGNCYFIERSKKMWKDALTACRRDDADLASIHNIEEQSFIIAQSGYLVTDILWIGLNDQRRQMLFEWSDRSQVTFTQWLMDEPTHGTNHQEDCVLIRGDSGRWADQMCEKAYGYICKKKASSTAAEGTHQESNPGCALGSLRYHSYCYTIGAEKKTFEEATRACAQDAGNLVDVADRYENAFLTSLVGLRPEKYFWIGLSKKEETHTFTWTSQRKISFTYFNVDIPDREAGCVALATGTSAGLWDVVSCGSKEKYICKKVAEGVQVTTAPPVTPAFNCASGWVPVANRNVCFKLYKKSKDEKKTWHEAKDFCRTIDGDLMSIHGAQDLSNAQFHSSDAAWIGLSLLGTNEGFVWSDGSPYGFENWGYGEPNNYNDAEHCTEVQISYRRHWNDRHCEVYNDWICQIRKGVTPKPEPVVVMPVFNITEDGWLVYNDSQYFINMDEQPMEAARAFCKKNFAELAVITGDSERRFLWKQILRGSENQYYIGLIVNLDHSFSWLDETPVTYTAWEQNEPNFANNDENCVTIYKSMGFWNDINCGLELPSICKRSSMFVNATAMPTAEPKGGCAPEWLPFQGKCYKFVGADRKSWQDAREDCKNQGGNLVSVISEKEQAFLTTQMSRYREDLWLGMNDVNWEMHFVWTDGRGVLYTNWAKGHPTSTPDGRYSIVDKQVFDCVMMVGSVSKQMGLWKVDDCGEKRGFICKRNLDSQIAPAATTMSSKAFNKLGNDSYKLVTQKLRWDEARKQCQANDAELASVLDPVAQAYISLQIFKFNEPVWIGLNSNVTGGRFKWVDNWLLSYTRWGKDEPKSNYGCVYMDVDKTWKTAPCSNTYYSLCKTSPDSAPIEPPQLAGNCPESKKQITWVPFRGHCYTFLSSLKDNWAHASVECLRMGASLASIEDPQESLFIQQNLDVLQDSAKSFWIGLYKTHDSQWAWIDNSAVDYTNWKPGMLASEWTCVEVFSDSGKWKTTSCSRYRSYICKTPKVITPTEKPPAVAHVIEKVSNGSAGISVVVVLVVLALAGLVGFLLFRKKMPISSPSGESNFINKLYFNNPIRALVDTKSLVGNIEQNEQS, via the exons ATGTGGCCTCGCCTCGCCGCACTGCTGCTCTGCCTCTTGGGTGCCGTGGCGGCTAATGTCG ACAGCAGCTCCTTCCTAATCTTCAACCAGGACCACGACAAGTGCGTGAAGGTCGTCCATGCCTCGTCCATCACGCTGTCCAGGTGCGAGCCCCGCGCCAAGGACCAGCAGTTCCGCTGGGCCTCGGCGGACCGCCTGCTGAGCCTGTCGCTCAACCTGTGCCTGGGCGCTGTGGAGCTCAAGGACTGGGTCAAGGTCTTGCTGTTCGAATGCGACGAGGCCAGCGAGCTGCAGCACTGGCAGTGCAAAAACGAAACCCTGTTTGGACTGCGGGACCGAGACCTGCACCTCAACTGGGGGAACCGCAACGAGAAGAATTTAATGATCTACAAGGGCTCGGGTCTTTGGAGCCGATGGAAGATCTACGGGACGCACTTGGACTTGTGCGCTAAGGGCTATCAAG AAATGTTCACCATCGGGGGCAACTCCTTCAGCGCCCCGTGTGTGTTCCCCTTCAAATTTGGTGGACAGTGGTACTCGGAGTGCACCAAGGCGGGCCGCACCGATGGGGAGCTATGGTGCGCCACCAAGGCCGACTACAACATCGAGAAGAAGTTCGGCTTCTGTCCCACCAGAA CATCGTCCGGCTGGGACACGGACCCGGTGACGGGGGTCCAATACCAGCGCATCGCTCAGGCCGTGCTGAATTGGCACCAGGCCCGCAAGAGCTGTCTACAGCAGGGAGCGGATCTCCTCAGCATCGTGGAGCTCCACGAGCAGTCCTACATTTCAG GACTGACCAACAAGTGGGGAAACGCCCTGTGGATCGGACTCAACAGTTTGGACTACAAGGCGGGATGGCAGTGGAGCAACGGGAACCCCTTCCGATATTTAAACTGGGCACCAG GTCATCCGTCATCCGATCCCGGGATGAACTGCGCCACGCTAAATGCCGGCAAGGCCTTCAAATGGGAGACCAGCACCTGCACCAAGAAGCTGGGATACATTTGCCGCAAAGGCAACTCCACCAGTCTTCCTCCACCGCCCA TCCACCAGCCCAGCTTCTGCCCCAACCACTGGGTCCCTTATGGTGGCAATTGTTACTTCATTGAGAGGAGCAAGAAAATGTGGAAGGATGCTTTGACTGCCTGCCGCAGGGATGACGCCGATCTGGCCAGCATTCACAACATCGAAGAGCAGAGCTTCATCATCGCCCAGTCGGGATATC tGGTAACGGATATTCTGTGGATCGGTCTGAACGACCAGAGGAGGCAGATGTTGTTCGAGTGGTCCGACCGATCGCAGGTCACCTTCACCCAGTGGTTAATGGACGAGCCCACCCATGGCACCAACCACCAGGAGGACTGCGTACTCATTCGGGGAGAC AGCGGCAGGTGGGCCGACCAAATGTGCGAGAAGGCGTACGGATACATCTGTAAGAAGAAAGCCTCTTCCACAGCGGCTGAAGGAACCCACCAGGAAAGCAACCCGGGTTGCGCGCTT GGTTCGCTCAGGTACCACTCGTATTGTTACACCATCGGAgctgagaagaaaacatttgaggaGGCCACGCGGGCGTGCGCACAGGATGCCGGGAACCTCGTCGATGTGGCCGACAG GTACGAGAATGCTTTCCTGACCAGCTTGGTTGGCCTGAGGCCTGAGAAGTACTTCTGGATAGGGCTctccaaaaaagaagaaacgcACACGTTCACTTGGACCAGCCAGAGGAAAATCTCCTTCACGTATTTCAATGTGGACATTCCGG ACCGCGAAGCGGGCTGTGTGGCCTTGGCGACGGGGACGTCAGCCGGCCTGTGGGACGTGGTCAGCTGCGGCAGCAAGGAGAAGTACATCTGCAAGAAAGTTGCTGAGGGCGTCCAGGTGACCACCGCGCCGCCTGTTACGCCCGCCTTCAACTGCGCCTCTGGGTGGGTGCCTGTGGCAAACAGGAACGTCTGCTTCAAG CTGTACAAAAAGAGCAAGGATGAGAAGAAGACTTGGCACGAAGCAAAGGACTTCTGCAGGACCATTGATGGAGACTTGATGAGCATCCACGGAGCTCAGGACCTCAGCAATGCGCA GTTTCACTCATCGGACGCAGCCTGGATCGGACTCAGCCTACTCGGCACCAACGAAGGTTTCGTCTGGAGCGACGGATCGCCC TACGGCTTTGAGAATTGGGGCTATGGGGAACCCAACAATTACAACGACGCCGAGCACTGTACGGAAGTTCAAATCAGCTACAGACGACACTGGAATGACCGACACTGCGAGGTCTACAATGACTGGATCTGCCAGATACGCAAAG GAGTGACTCCCAAACCCGAACCCGTCGTCGTCATGCCAG TGTTCAACATCACCGAGGACGGCTGGCTGGTCTACAACGACTCGCAGTACTTCATCAACATGGACGAGCAGCCCATGGAGGCCGCGCGGGCCTTCTGCAAAAAGAACTTCGCCGAACTGGCCGTCATCACGGGGGACAGCGAGAGAAGGTTCCTGTGGAAACAGATCCTCAGGGGCTCCGAGAATCAGTACTACATCGGGCTCATTGTCAATCTGGACCACTCCTTTAG CTGGTTGGATGAAACGCCAGTGACGTACACAGCGTGGGAACAAAACGAGCCCAACTTTGCCAACAATGACGAAAACTGTGTGACCATATACAAGAGCATGG GCTTCTGGAACGACATCAACTGCGGCCTCGAGCTGCCGTCCATCTGCAAAAGAAGCAGCATGTTCGTCAACGCTACCGCCATGCCCACGGCCGAGCCCAAGGGAGGCTGCGCGCCCGAGTGGCTGCCATTCCAAGGCAAG TGCTATAAGTTTGTGGGCGCCGACAGAAAGTCATGGCAGGACGCCAGGGAGGACTGCAAAAACCAGGGAGGGAATCTGGTGTCTGTCATCAGCGAGAAGGAGCAAG CCTTCCTGACCACACAGATGTCGAGGTACAGGGAGGACCTGTGGCTCGGCATGAACGATGTCAACTGGGAGATGCACTTTGTGTGGACGGACGGCCGAGGCGTGTTGTACACCAACTGGGCCAAAGGGCATCCTACGTCCACGCCGGACGGACGCTACTCCATAGTGGACAAG CAAGTTTTTGACTGTGTGATGATGGTGGGCAGCGTCTCGAAACAAATGGGACTCTGGAAGGTGGACGATTGTGGCGAAAAGCGTGGCTTCATCTGTAAAAGGAATCTTG ATTCCCAGATCGCGCCGGCGGCCACCACGATGTCTTCGAAGGCCTTCAACAAGCTGGGCAACGACTCGTACAAGCTGGTGACGCAGAAGCTGCGCTGGGATGAGGCGCGCAAGCAGTGCCAGGCGAACGACGCCGAGCTGGCCAGCGTGCTCGACCCCGTGGCGCAAGCCTACATCTCGCTGCAGATTTTCAAGTTCAACGAGCCTGTGTGGATCGGCCTCAACAGCAATGTG ACTGGAGGTCGCTTCAAGTGGGTGGACAACTGGTTGCTGTCGTACACCAGATGGGGCAAAGATGAGCCAAAGAGCAACTACGGCTGCGTGTACATGGACGTGGACAAAACCTGGAAGACGGCACCGTGCAGCAACACCTACTACTCGCTTTGCAAGACCTCACCAG atTCGGCGCCCATCGAGCCTCCTCAGCTGGCCGGAAATTGTCCAGAATCAAAGAAGCAGATAACCTGGGTCCCCTTCCGGGGTCATTGTTACACCTTCTTAAGCTCGCTCAAGGACAATTGGGCCCACGCTTCCGTGGAATGTCTGAGAATGG GGGCATCTCTGGCAAGCATCGAGGACCCCCAGGAGAGTCTTTTCATCCAACAAAACTTGGATGTCCTGCAGGACAGTGCCAAGAGCTTTTGGATCGGCTTGTACAAAACCCACGACA GTCAGTGGGCGTGGATTGACAACAGTGCGGTGGACTACACCAACTGGAAGCCGGGCATGCTGGCGTCCGAGTGGACGTGCGTGGAGGTCTTCTCCGACAGCGGCAAATGGAAGACCACCAGCTGCAGCAGATACCGCTCGTACATCTGCAAAACACCCAAAG tcatCACGCCGACAGAAAAGCCCCCAGCTGTTG CTCATGTCATAGAAAAGGTGTCCAACGGCTCCGCTGGCATCAGTGTGGTCGTGGTGCTGGTGGTTCTGGCCCTGGCGGGACTAGTGGGTTTCCTGCTCTTCCGGAAAAAGATGCCCATCTCCTCACCTTCGGGGGAGTCCAATTTCATCAACAAGTTGTACTTTAATAATCCCATCCGAGCTCTGGTGGACACCAAGAGCCTGGTTGGCAACATTGAGCAGAACGAACAATCGTAG
- the LOC119139519 gene encoding transmembrane protein 236-like, with translation MGSGRTLKLAVCEALQFAGLCVPLFVVMQRFAAIVAEIQGGGASGGAYWLIVASLVAYVTSVALLIWVPLKYLVFAKKRFLIGRKKWRPVALVFVILSTMPCFAFLIASSEIQIRNNLHHDTFGELPVSLILFSLICMDVVERIRHCRLTGQDNVARDADIPSSVLTHVEQVTPITPTVPGSGMPGPGTAGPHPQVTGPTVAPAGTPGQRGGDRTRNGSRFSPEPNGPIMGIPGNGGRGLDASESGSRAAHARAGPLGFLCASDARADVFVDGFMFWLDTAEMTRAASHPLVCYSGWVCPIYVFCCLSCLRVAVAPRDPLLSPLGVALQDMPFLFLRVGLLAFFGLVTPLLYLLKNLLVCLAFIYFNFMTKLRIFNTQRMYL, from the exons ATGGGCTCGGGCCGAACGCTGAAGTTGGCGGTGTGCGAGGCGCTGCAGTTCGCCGGCTTGTGCGTGCCGCTCTTCGTGGTCATGCAGCGCTTCGCCGCCATCGTGGCCGAGATTCAAGGAGGGGGCGCCTCCGGCGGAGCCTACTGGCTCATCGTGGCCTCCTTGGTGGCCTACGTCACGTCCGTTGCCCTCCTCATCTGGGTGCCCCTCAAGTATTTGGTGTTTGCCAAGAAGAGGTTCCTGATTGGGAGAAAGAAGTG GAGGCCCGTGGCCCTCGTGTTTGTGATCCTCTCCACAATGCCCTGCTTTGCTTTCCTGATCGCAAGCTCTGAG ATCCAGATCCGCAACAATTTGCATCACGACACGTTTGGCGAGCTGCCCGTGTCGCTCATCCTTTTCTCCCTCATCTGCATGGATGTGGTGGAACGGATACGGCACTGCAGGCTTACGGGACAAG ATAATGTGGCAAGAGATGCTGACATCCCCTCCTCGGTGTTGACTCATGTAGAACAGGTCACACCCATCACTCCGACCGTTCCGGGATCCGGAATGCCGGGTCCCGGAACAGCCGGTCCCCACCCGCAAGTCACAGGACCCACCGTGGCACCGGCGGGCACGCCAGGCCAGCGTGGGGGCGACCGAACCCGCAACGGCTCCCGCTTTAGTCCGGAACCCAACGGCCCCATCATGGGAATACCCGGGAATGGCGGGCGAGGGTTGGATGCCTCTGAATCCGGGTCCCGTGCGGCGCATGCCCGCGCGGGTCCGCTGGGCTTCCTGTGCGCCAGTGACGCCCGCGCCGACGTGTTTGTGGACGGCTTCATGTTCTGGTTGGACACGGCGGAGATGACCCGGGCGGCGAGCCACCCGCTGGTGTGCTATTCGGGCTGGGTGTGCCCCATTTACGTTTTCTGCTGCCTGTCTTGTCTGCGGGTGGCTGTCGCCCCTCGCGACCCGCTGCTGTCCCCGCTGGGCGTCGCCCTCCAGGACATGCCCTTCCTGTTCCTGCGAGTTGGCTTGCTGGCCTTCTTCGGTTTGGTCACGCCGCTCCTCTACCTGCTCAAGAATCTGCTGGTATGTCTGGCCTTCATCTACTTCAACTTCATGACCAAGCTCCGGATCTTCAACACACAAAGGATGTACCTGTGA
- the hacd1 gene encoding very-long-chain (3R)-3-hydroxyacyl-CoA dehydratase 1 produces MASSEDDGGAASDEKENNNKKRGKGTVATAWLAFYNIAMTAGWLVLAMAMIRFYMQKGTHKGLYRSIARTLKFFQTFALVEVGHCAIGLVRTSVIVTGVQVSSRIFMVWFVTSSIRQVQNEESVVLFLVVWTLTEITRYSYYTFNLLHHLPYFIKWARYTLFIILYPLGVAGELLTIYSALPFVRRSGMYSMRLPNKYNVSFDYYYCLVVIMLSYIPLFPQLFFHMLRQRRRVLHGEVIVEKDD; encoded by the exons ATGGCGTCCAGCGaggacgacggcggcgcggcgtCGGAcgagaaggaaaacaacaacaagaaacgCGGCAAAGGCACCGTGGCCACTGCATGGCTCGCCTTCTACAACATCGCCATGACGGCCGG CTGGTTGGTCCTGGCCATGGCGATGATACGCTTCTACATGCAGAAAGGCACACACAAGGGCCTTTACAGAAGTATAGCCAGGACCCTCAAGTTTTTCCAGACTTTTGCTTTAGTCGAG GTGGGACACTGCGCCATCG GTCTTGTTAGGACGTCAGTGATTGTCACCGGGGTGCAAGTGAGCTCGCGAATATTCATGGTGTGGTTCGTCACCAGCAGCATCAGACAG GTACAGAATGAAGAAAGCGTGGTCCTCTTTCTGGTGGTGTGGACCCTGACGGAGATCACCAGATATTCCTACTACACCTTCAACCTGCTCCACCACCTGCCGTACTTCATCAAATGGGCCAG ataCACGCTGTTCATCATACTGTACCCGCTGGGCGTGGCGGGTGAGTTGCTGACCATCTACTCGGCACTGCCCTTTGTGCGCCGCTCGGGCATGTACTCCATGAGGCTCCCCAATAAGTACAACGTGTCCTTTGACTACTACTACTGCCTGGTGGTTATCATGCTATCCTACATCCCAT TGTTCCCTCAGCTCTTCTTCCACATGCTGCGACAGAGGAGGAGGGTGCTCCACGGCGAGGTCATCGTGGAGAAGGATGACTAG
- the LOC119139493 gene encoding zinc transporter ZIP12-like yields the protein MVTSSWEDLRSNMCSRGFAVPRFLLLLMCLPGRVRAESYLQDVLRVLDLPLSQGEETRLQKNHVGILVSAILLAVDCPERTGASLDVCDKCLPVDVALSVLEDDEKPYLTENDFQRLSTLLLYYVVKLPDLCRSSSSPARSYDFYLRALTDLHAAEDNGVLSSGELQSILQIVNQDNKTSSREGSTTSNLKIQCIDAAHLLEQTNVKEGVAMASVAKVSAAIVSHLLRGPCFAQRNLPPPAFFTNYIFHSLNRTSELQVVDLEVLLHQLGVGGEGKKPHAHDRKRRSSRVESAHSLEGCQHQAGNWAQVCFSANQLVYIFSLDPQLPISKEHFGQMCPAIIQQLLGHACHSAEGTARGAQPTAFEKYGYSTMAVLLITLGSMLGICLIFFNSCQESYSLILQLFVGLAVGTLSGDALLHLIPQILGLHGHDEEHLTEQTDYLWKTVGMVAGIYGFFLMGKIFSFLVPQHGHSHSRGGSKGPSQRGKSISTIQLQGPVDEEAETSPEQRPSPKSCDIPLLAVMVIVGDSFHNFADGLVVGAAFSSSPETGMATTVAILCHEIPHEMGDFAVLLSSGLPVKTAVVMNFVSALTAFAGLYIGLFVSAQAHVQQWIFAVTAGIFLYLSLVEMLPEMNRFQSGRPLTAFLLQNIGLLSGWACLLLLALFEHELKF from the exons ATGGTCACTTCATCTTGGGAAGACCTCCGCAGCAACATGTGCTCCCGAGGATTTGCTGTTCCTCGTTTCCTGCTGTTGCTGATGTGTCTGCCGGGACGAGTCCGAGCGGAGTCCTACCTACAAGACGTCCTCCGAGTCTTGGATCTGCCGCTCAGTCAGGGTGAAGAGACGCGCCTCCAGAAGAACCATGTCGGCATCCTGGTCTCTGCAATTCTTCTGGCGGTGGACTGCCCAGAGAGGACGGGTGCTTCTCTAGATGTCTGTGACAAG TGCCTGCCAGTGGACGTGGCGCTCTCCGTGCTGGAGGATGACGAGAAGCCTTACCTGACAGAGAACGACTTCCAGCGCCTCTCCACTCTTCTGCTGTACTACGTCGTGAAGCTGCCAGATCTGTGCCGGTCGTCCTCTTCGCCCGCCCGTAGCTACGACTTCTACCTGAGGGCTCTCACCGATCTCCACGCGGCAGAGGACAACGGCGTCCTGTCGTCGGGTGAACTTCAGAGCATTCTTCAGATTGTCAACCAGGACAACAAAACCTCCAGCCGGGAAGGTTCTACGACCTCCAATTTGAAGATCCAGTGTATTGACGCCGCTCATCTGCTTGAACAGACCAACGTGAAAGAAGGTGTCGCTATGGCGTCCGTTGCCAAAGTGTCTGCTGCCATCGTCAGTCACCTCCTGAGAGGTCCCTGTTTCGCTCAGAGGAACCTCCCTCCGCCGGCTTTTTTTACCAACTACATCTTTCATTCCCTTAATCGCACCAGCGAACTCCAAGTTGTAG ATTTGGAAGTACTTCTTCACCAGCTTGGTGTTGGCGGAGAAGGAAAGAAGCCACACGCTCACGACAGGAAGAGGCGAAGCTCGCGGGTCGAGTCGGCGCATTCGCTGGAGGGTTGCCAGCACCAAGCTGGCAATTGGGCGCAG GTGTGTTTTTCAGCCAATCAGCTGgtgtatattttttctctgGACCCGCAACTGCCCATTTCGAAGGAGCACTTTGGACAAATGTGCCCGGCCATCATCCAGCAGTTGCTAGGCCACGCGTGCCATTCTGCAGAAGGCACTGCGAGAGGAGCTCAGCCCACTGCTTTTGAGA AGTATGGCTACAGCACGATGGCGGTGCTGCTCATCACGCTGGGATCCATGCTAGGCATCTGCCTGATCTTCTTCAACTCCTGCCAGGAGAGCTATAGCCTCATCTTGCAGCTTTTTGTGGGCCTGGCCGTGGGGACTCTCTCGGGCGATGCCCTCCTTCACCTCATCCCGCAA ATCCTCGGTCTGCATGGACATGACGAGGAACACCTCACAGAGCAGACGGACTATTTGTGGAAGACCGTCGGCATGGTGGCCGGCATCTACGGCTTCTTCCTCATGGGGAAGATCTTTTCCTTCCTGGTTCCTCAGCACGGACAT AGCCACTCTCGGGGGGGCTCCAAGGGTCCGTCCCAGAGGGGCAAGTCCATCTCCACCATCCAGCTG CAGGGACCAGTGGATGAAGAAGCAGAAACATCTCCAGAGCAGAGACCTTCAccaaaaa GCTGTGACATTCCCTTGCTGGCTGTGATGGTCATTGTTGGCGACAGCTTCCACAACTTTGCCGATGGCCTGGTGGTGGGCGCCGCCTTCTCCTCCTCGCCCGAGACCGGCATGGCAACCACCGTGGCCATCTTGTGCCACGAGATCCCGCACGAGATGG gtgATTTTGCGGTGCTGCTGAGCTCCGGACTCCCCGTGAAGACGGCCGTGGTCATGAATTTTGTCAGCGCCCTGACGGCCTTCGCAGGCCTCTACATTGGACTCTTCGTCTCGGCCCAGGCTCATGTGCAGCAGTGGATCTTTGCAGTGACTGCGGGCATTTTCCTCTACCTGTCACTGGTGGAGATG CTTCCTGAGATGAATCGCTTCCAGAGTGGGCGGCCATTAACTGCGTTCCTCCTGCAGAATATTGGCCTCCTGTCGGGTTGGGCCTGTCTCCTGCTGCTCGCACTCTTTGAACATGAGCTCAAATTCTAG